The following nucleotide sequence is from Mangifera indica cultivar Alphonso chromosome 1, CATAS_Mindica_2.1, whole genome shotgun sequence.
ATGTTCTTATTTGAttcgttttaaaattttagtgttCGAGATTAGCTCGCACTTAGTTCGGGTTAGTGTATTCTAGTTTTGGTTCGCTTTGACCAGCTTCGGGCTCGTATTTTAAACTTGACAACTCGGTTTCAGGCTCATATTTTAGAGAATAAACAGTGTCGTTTGTTCCacgttaaattttttttcatttgagtgagCGGCTCGTGAGTCAAGCTTGGCTCACTCAACCCACGTTCGGGTTCGGGTTCGGGTTCGTGTTcgtttttcacttaaaattcaGGTTGTCGTTTGTATTCAAACTCGTTTGAGGCAAGTTCAGTTCGGGCTCGTTTCGAGCTAGAACAAGTTTACTTCGAATCCAGCCTAGTCTCCATCGATCTCTATCTAAGTATACCGAATATTAAATGTGAATAATATTTGGTcccaattaaattatatgtacatattttttatataattaaataaatagataatatgtcatcatataatatgagtgaatatttttgaattaaatataaaataacattcaatcatataatgatacaataTATGTGTATTTGTTGGAGACTAAAGtcttatatctaataaatatattataagtgagtagtatataaatatgagacATTGGAGCGTAACACAAGACAATcgattttatgtaatataattttcGATATTCATACTTATAGTCCAATATATTTATAGtatctaattatgtattcaaatacacatatcattattttattttatataataaccGTTTCCAAGTTAAAATTAGAACCCAATAATTGTAGGTGGTATAATTAAACGATAAAACTATGAGTACACActttaaagtatataaataagtagaTAGATAgtgtgttatcatatgaataagtgaatttgaattaaagataatgtaacatttaaccatataattataaattagttatacaactatttatttattcaaatatatatatatataatattaatcttaattaaatataaaaagattccATTCAAGAAAAATGATTGGAATTACACGTAATCATGTGTTTGAAGGGAATAACAAAAAGGTTGACATCAAAAGGATCGAGACTCATTGgagaatattaatgaaaatggtCAACACGCATGCCTGCCAGCATAATTTTCATGGTTGTGGTGGCTTGTTGTAAAGGAAGTAGTGGGGGGAGAAAATTGAGCAGCTCTTTTGGAAATTCAATCAAACAAGGAAGAGTTCACAACCACAACTAACTTAACATGATTCAAAGAGATTATTCACAATTAAGTCTCTAAttagttttacaatttttatttacgGTGGAATCAAAGCTGTAAATGTATCAGCAGGATGAATGTGCCACATGCCGTTGCCCCAGTTTGAGCCTGGGCCActactaaatttaatttagttttatctAACGGAATAATCCTGTGTATTGACAAGACTTTTCACCGTTAATTGATGTATATAATTaagagttttatataaatttgactGTGACCATATTGAGGAGGATGTAATTAAACCTTAGTGTTTGTTACTAAGTCTTTCTGTTGCCTTGAGCTAGAagattaatttatgttttttgttgttttgattaataagAGAGATTTTTTGGGCACTAACCCTTATTATTGGTCATTGGTCGTAGTTATTTCAAATCAGTTAATCTCAAAAAGATGCCTcgtaaaaatttaatattaattaactatGATCATTATTTAGTTCATATTCTGACagtaaaaattattctaattagCAGATTAGATAAGGGGTGGGGGGTAAATCTTGACGCATAAAATTGAGGGAAAGCTCAGAGTGATAAAGTCTTTCTttggtaatttaatattaatgttaattgtGCTAGTTAAAAGCAGCCTAACTTTGgacattttactttttttatttaaaaccaaattaattaatgGCATTAGATATGATTTTATCTCATTTACCAATATAATCATGAATGtcattttctaattaattacaTTACCATCCCATTCCCCTCCACCTTTTATTCTTCGCTATTCATTATTTATGAACCATGCTTTTCCAGCTtccattttcaaattaatttttgaatgatatatatatatatatattacattggtcgaaaatatatattgaacttaCAAGTGTAAAGaatgaaactcatattatacaaaactaattatattgtattaaaatccaatccacacacttatataccactctcttatattttattcattagatgtgaaactctttttcttttattttatttgagtctccaacatccctctttttttttatttgagtctctaacACCTTCGTTTAAGTACAAACATCAGGTCTGTCGTTTAGCTCAGTCGATTTTTAGCTGGATGTATTGTCATTTATATCCAAAAAGACCTAAAGTGTTAAACCGGTCATTTTGAccgtgctctgataccatatcgaaaatatatattgaacttacaagtttaaaaattgaaactcatattatacaaaaccaattagtttatattaaagtcaaattcacacacttatatatcattctcttatgttctattaattagatattagactctttttatttctttttatttaagtctTCAACAACTTACAACTCAcgacatatttatatatgcattatttataaatttatgtaattaaatggcAGAAAATATTATTGGGTGTCTTAGATTTAGTAATTgacttaataattattaaactaaataaattaaaaatttgatcttattatattattaaaaaaaatttaaattcataattttttatatataaaatattattttttatcacttaaacaaTCCTTAaaggttatttttattattttcttttgcgTGGAaacacaatttttcttctttctttctacCATGAATGACAATTATTCCTTTCACTTTCTAATTAAGTTTATAGCCATGGAATTTACTTTGCTTTCAACGTTCcctttctttttagtttttgtgCTGCTTCAAGAAGATGGCAATTATAATACTTCCGCGTGACGGGAACACCTCCATCATGCCGGTTGGCCGGCACCGCCATTAGATGAAAAATCCATGTTGAGTGGACAGTGAcacatttttaagaaaatatttttaaaaatttatgatacAAGCCAGTCTATcgcatatttattaatttttatgattcatttaattcaatcaattttaattgataaaattctaaattttaataaataatattatatatatttattttaaatatataaataaattaatatttatatatattatcacgtaattagatatttttaataattaatatagaaaagttagataaatataaatgataaaacaaggtatttatttttttacagcccaaactattatttttcatctaagttttttaaaatgataattttcatttttcatatttaaaaaataaaactttaataaattttattaaatgaaaagaaaataacattattttatataaaattttttattctattttttctttttaaaatgataatttagtgaaattctcTTTCCTATTCAACTTTAAAAGCTAACATTCCATATTTACGTGGTTAATTATTCCCTTAAGAGCAAattaagaagttaaaaaaatatttacccAATTCCACAAGCTAATACACAAACAAGCTGGTAAGAAAGTGAAAATTCTTCAAACAGATTAATTGGGGAGGTAATCCTGATAACTGAAGCAGCCAAACTTAACCTAATTATATTCGGGTTGATGAGATTTCAGTAATttaagggggcatttggtttgtataatgtttgattactaaaatagaaagattaccttgaagataaattacttagaagattactggatataaattattactatgtttgataaaatttgataggtataaataattattgtttttggttaaaggtaataaaagattactagtaaattattttatttaaatgcccttaaatataattatttttaaatattttttatattatttgtcatattaattaaaaataaatttatttttatctcaaaaaattaataaataataatttttctataataaactcatgAGTAccctagtaatctttaaatacctaaggtaaaggtggtaatcagattaccacttatattacctgccacgttagcattagtaatagaagattactgtaatcttttattactgacaaaccaaacaagagaataaaagatagattaccaaggtaatctatcttaccgctaaccaaacgcaccctaaatatgattatatttatacTGTGCAAGTCATTGTCCAATCACCCTCCAACAACTCTATGTATGTCTAATTTATTGGAATGATTTTTTCCCACCCCCCCACCCCACTGTTGAGAAATTTAATTGGCATGCTTTGTGCGCCTTCTTTAAAGTTACATCACTCTTCTTTTCGTGCgtagaaaattaatttgtataattatggACTAACGACATCACTCATTTTCTCAACTTCACTTTTATTTTGAACTTATTAATTGGAGTAATGTTAATCTTTCGGCTGTTCGGTTTATAACAAAGAAAGATTTTCGGATAATTTATATcttctttgatttatttataataaaaaattataataatattttattattaataataatattataagattattaCTTCcactttaactattaaaaaattgttaagataatattgattttattataattattttttatttattaattatttaggataaaaataatttttttaattaatatagtaaataacatgataaatattttagaataattatatttaaggatatttaaataaaataatatactaatatttttttattatttctaatcaaatataataacaatttatatttatcaaattttattaaatataataattatttatattcaataattttttaaatactctatctttaaaataattttttaattttaataataaaatattcttcaaattaaaCATAGAATAATTTGccattaatttcataataagCTTCTATTGTTGATAAAATGAAATGGCCAACACATCTAATCAATtctaaattttagaattttttaaaaaaattaaattaaattaaaaaataattatatttatataataaaaaataattttatatatataaaaggtgaaaaataataattattttaaataatattcccGATGGAAGTATTTCTCCTTttattcttcctccaagatcaAGTTGGGAGATGAGCAGACGTAGATTCAAGTAGGTAGTCAAATTGGAAAGCACTTTGCAATTAATTTCAAACAGACATATATTCCTTTCCCTTGTCGTTTTCTTCTTTCGtagattttgtttgattttctttttgttttttagttgcTTATAGACTTGGTCAAGCCTTAGCAAAGAAAGTTTATCTGACATGCAGAAACACAACAGCTGCCTCTCAGTGGTTGGGCGGCAGTGCCCTGTAGAATATTTGTAAAAAgcaataggccaaaggactatgttcCAACCAGGTATgctgttttattaaatttctcaCCCTTaccttcaaaaattttatttatctattcgtaataaattaaaattaataattttaaaaataaaattattattttatttatattattaaaaataaactttaatttaatttaattttttctcttaaaccctaaaaaataataatttcgtttaacccaaattttaaaaaacagtatttttcctcttaaagtttttaatttttcaaagttagttTTTCAATGTTGTTTCTTCTTCTCCGATGACCTCCAGAGAATGCTTCTTCCTCTCCAATGAGGCCTCCTTCTCACTGTTGTCCTAGGCGCGATCGTCGACAAAGACGACTCTTCTTCGTCAGAGATGAAGACGCGTCTTTGTCAGAAACGAAGACACTCTTCTTTGTCGATGACAGTGCCCAAGATAATTGCCGAAAGGAGGCCAcgtcagagaggaagagacattgCCTGGAGGTTatcagagaggaagaaacggagccagaaaactaactctgaaaaattgaaaactctaagaggaaaaatgttgttttttaaaatttgggttgagaaaaattattagtttttaaaatattagaggggaaaataagataaaattttcaggggttaggttttgttaattttaacagtctatAGGTgagtaaataggattttcaaaattaatagggGGAGACTTGAGAAAACCGCATATtctaggtgggaaatagtcctttggctaaagcaatatatttttatcagcTGTGATAAGATATtcgaaaaataaataataattagaaagaGTTTATCAGCTGTGAAAGTAATAATAAAccttgcaattttttttattaagacaTTCTCTCTTTTTACATTTTGAATACgagattttagttaaataattatggAATGGGTgttcattttcaaaaatggtaaattaataaaattaatgaaatattatcttttcagaaagaaaattttaaattctaatttctaaCATGCTAATAAGTTTTATTCCAGATAAGATACAAAAACCTCTAATATATTTACTATCTTGCCACTCTTACAACGCTGCCAATACAACAATGCTAATAAGAAGGTTCTTGCAAAAATTGGTATTTTAAACTGAAGAAATACAGTAGTTTAGTTACTAGTCTACTTCAGGGATGCTTTCTAACTCAGGCTTCCACACTTCACTGTGTTGAACTTGGTTTTTACTCCGAGAAATCATATCCTTAACTGAAACTCCTCCCTTTTGCAGCAGCTCCTGCAGCTCTTGTTTACTGATAACCAACTTTAGTCTCACAATACTGGCGGTTCCTTGTCCATCTCCGGTTGCCTTCTTTTTCGAAAACCTCACCTTCTTTTTCTCAACATTGAGTTTCCTGATTTCTGGAAGCGAATCGGAGAGTAACTGCCCTGAAAATTCTGACAAAACGTCCTCCACTTTGATGGGAGCTTTATATTGCTGAACTCTTCCGTCGGTTTTCATCACCTTACTCATCTTTTCTTGCTGAACTAGGCAATTCCCCATAGCTTTATTGGATTTGGAATAAGAGAAGAATGGTGATGGTGGAGTATTTATGGGAAACTATTTGTGGGGATGGCCTTTTCATGTGTAAATATTACACAATTTCCCCAGCCGAGCCTTCTTTGGACCCCAACGGCATTTTCTTTGACATTTTGGTAAAGTGCAAAAGTGCGGCTGGTGAAACTGCATCATTCATGATATCATAAACTCAGTGAGTTACTTTCGAGTTCAATcgatgataaataattaaatttatatttaaattatttatatatatatatatatattttaaatatataattaaatatacaaataagaaGGATTTATAGTATACTAATGAACCTATTTGACCCTAAAAACGTATAATGCATCAAATTACTGTATACAATAACAGTATATAGGTTAATAATTTAAAGCAATTATATTAGAAGTTTACTTTTACTCTTTAAAATCAGATAATAAACAACgtgttttgaattgaatgcatgTTAAATTCTGGTTAATTGCAAAACTGGAAATGCAAGTTGCGATGCTAGTAGTGTAGTCTCCATCAATCTGTGTCTGTAAATGCACCATACCATACACGTTTTGTTATGTTTCTTTTCCGTGGAGCAGTAAGTGCTGGCCACCCATTTCCACCAGGTTAAGGGATGATAACGGGAGAGGAGACACCAAATACCCTATTCTCCGTCTTTGTTTTTGTTCCCGTAATAAATTTCAATCTTCATTTCTGTTATAAgaatgataatgattttatGTCTCTTtaatacaaagaaaattttagaaaaaatcttttttttatccTCTACCTTcagagaaaaatattctcttTGTCTTTATACCTGTagagaaaaatatcttttttatatcatttaaatataatataaatatattaaataataaaattaaaaataatatatttcaaatgtCGCAAATAACATATGTTAACCATTGTAATATGCATCCCCTAcccatgaaaaaaaatatctcttatCTGTAAGAAAAAATATCTTCTTTGTACTTTCTAAATATgacataaacatattaaataacaaaattaactaaaattaaaactaacgaattttaaatatacaaataacatatgttaACCACCTTAATATgcataataaatacataaaaattttaaaaaacataaataacataaaactataaaaatatattagtattttaagtaaaaatattaatataaatgagaGTGGAAGAGAGAGGCAAGACAGAGATGAGACATATATATCTTCATCCTCgactataaaaatatttttcgtctcattttctattttaatcagGAAAATTTTCTCCCCGTTAAAGTTAAAAACCTtaaattctaatcaaaattGTCTCTCATCATGTAACTCAAAGTCCACTATAaacaattatatctatttaatttaagagtttatttcatttaatcTCACCCTCGTGGTTGGATCAAGTAATTAGATGTCTTAATTATAACTATAATGTTACCAATGAAATAGTGATCTTGAATAATTTAAGGCAGATATTACCAGTGAAATTTAATTCTTCATAATAGTTGTAGTCTTAAagcaaatttagtttgaaaaacagacaaatatttctttcactttcttattttcttttttcgcTTAGActtctgcaattttttttttttttggtttccaTGTTTCCCTTTCTTATTATTGTTTAGTTGAAGACTTTAATTTTGCCCAAGAGGGTACGAGGCCACTTACGTATGACAGCGACGCCTGCATCAAGCTGGTTGGCCGGCACCGTCATACGGAATTCACACGTTCATCCCCTAGTTGGCTGGCTTTTATGTTACTGTGATTTGAAGATCTCAGTTATTTCATGCAAGTAATTTTCCATTCAGGCCCCGACAAGTCTATCTTCCACGATTCATTCAATGCGACATGCTTGTTGGCTGTTGCACTTTCCGCGGAGTTACAATATTCTAGTTTGGggtagaaaataataaattgaataaatggcatcacaaattttatcatcttcaccagttctataaataaaattttgtatataaaacgataatatattattgtataattaaatattatatttatttttaatttaaaattattaattatattataacatattattatttatacataaatttatatatataatataataatatttttattctttacttaagaataatattatgtacataattttatgtataaataattatatattattatataattagataattaaaaattaaaaattaaataatattcaattatataataatatattattatttacatgtaaatttatgtacataattttattattcacttAATTTTGACACTTGGATGATCAGAGCAGTTGATCGTTGCTTGGTAAACATTAATGGTTCAACGTGCTAGTCAAATTGGTAAGCACTTCACTTGCTTTTAATTTCGAACACACAATTATTCCTTGTTGTTTCCTTagtttattttcatcttttaatatatatataatctttaataacaaataatgcttgaatattcataaaaataaaagccaaagtttgaaaactatcTTAGGTGATGTAAGTTTGGTATTCTTAAGAAAGAGGTTTTATGTTTACAACTCGataaattcatatcaaaatctTGACTTAATATAGTGATTGtagattgattattaaattcGAAATATGATATTTCCGGTATGATCAAAATATCTCGAAAGAAAAGTGTATGTGCgtttatgtgtgtgtatatatatagtaattatttttcatttaacctATTTTAATAGAAGGActttttggtaaaattttcCAGTTGTTTGGGACTAAAACCCAGCTCTTGCAATTAAAACagagtaaaattatgtgcaaTTCGACCCGAATCTAGATGGGTTAGATCTTTAAACAACTAATCTGGATGACCCAATTGAATAACCCAACACCCAAGTTAACCCAAACTTGATTGACCTTTAAATTTTGATCcaaaaataattcttaaatGGCCCAAACAGAATGGTCCGTCAAATTAGGATTAACCGGGCTTATCATAATTTTAAGAAACATAGGTCTAACATAactatatttaaacaaatacattacaaatataaataatatatataatttcatacacaaataataatatattattaataaataaataattttaacttaaagataaaataacacatactctttataaaatataatataatacaattattaaaatattacaatacaaattattaaaaactatcgaatataattattaaaatatttaaaaaaatataatacaatacaaattttcaaaattaaaaatgaaaaaataaatctgGTTAGGCAAGTTGTCGGTCAGGGAAGTGTTGGGAACTATCATTAGCAATGAATCAGGGACATAATTGGCATGGTTGAGTCAATCAAGTTAATTCAACCCTACccaaatcttaattataataaattttagaaagataataatatattgaataattaaaaaaacaagggCCGAATGACCTGTTTCCatcctaactttgataaaattattgtttctcacatttttaaatttaaaaattctaatttt
It contains:
- the LOC123194437 gene encoding uncharacterized protein LOC123194437 gives rise to the protein MGNCLVQQEKMSKVMKTDGRVQQYKAPIKVEDVLSEFSGQLLSDSLPEIRKLNVEKKKVRFSKKKATGDGQGTASIVRLKLVISKQELQELLQKGGVSVKDMISRSKNQVQHSEVWKPELESIPEVD